Proteins encoded in a region of the Bombiscardovia apis genome:
- a CDS encoding dihydrofolate reductase family protein, which produces MERAQVTIHMLVSIDGKIDGPYERQPDTKETDAFYNDELFQLGSANANGATTIATYNAKGTLDLSEFSSDGIEYCDWTPNIQSDTWQVSLDRNGRMGWEVNYNEYGGKHNRVIEVLTKKAPKEYLAFLQSMEIPYLICGDEDLDLNLVLTKLRSSFNIDRLVLSGGSIINGAFLKARLVDEISLVVLPYVSGNTEAKTSFDTMGEFIDDHFSISSVKQLDDGGLSLLFKK; this is translated from the coding sequence ATGGAACGCGCACAAGTAACCATTCATATGTTGGTTTCTATCGACGGCAAAATCGACGGACCTTATGAACGCCAGCCAGATACCAAAGAAACAGATGCCTTCTACAACGATGAACTCTTCCAGTTGGGAAGTGCCAACGCCAATGGCGCCACAACAATCGCCACTTATAACGCCAAAGGCACCCTAGATTTATCGGAATTTAGCTCAGATGGCATCGAATATTGCGATTGGACACCAAACATTCAATCAGATACCTGGCAAGTTAGTTTAGACCGCAATGGACGCATGGGTTGGGAGGTGAATTACAACGAATATGGCGGCAAGCACAATCGAGTAATAGAAGTGCTTACTAAGAAAGCTCCCAAAGAATACCTTGCTTTTTTGCAGTCGATGGAAATTCCCTACCTCATTTGCGGAGACGAGGATCTTGACCTCAATCTGGTTCTCACCAAGTTACGATCATCATTCAATATTGACAGGCTAGTTCTCAGCGGAGGCTCTATCATCAATGGAGCCTTCCTCAAAGCACGACTGGTCGACGAAATCTCACTAGTAGTGCTCCCCTACGTCAGCGGGAATACCGAAGCTAAAACCAGCTTTGACACCATGGGTGAGTTTATCGACGACCACTTCTCAATCTCATCAGTCAAACAACTCGATGACGGCGGACTATCCCTGCTCTTCAAAAAGTAA
- a CDS encoding RHS repeat-associated core domain-containing protein produces the protein MKHVSGSVKNVLLHISISWLTVSKTAINILLQQYSDDESGLHYNRFRYYDPDTGQYISPDPIGLLGGINPYGYAHNPLTWVDPLGLANYEAGKGTTGNNSILANANKELEQ, from the coding sequence GTGAAGCATGTAAGTGGAAGCGTAAAAAACGTATTACTACATATCAGCATATCGTGGCTTACCGTATCAAAAACTGCAATTAACATTTTACTGCAACAATATAGCGATGATGAAAGTGGGCTACACTATAATCGATTCAGGTATTATGACCCGGATACGGGGCAGTATATTAGTCCTGACCCGATAGGGCTATTAGGTGGAATAAATCCGTATGGGTATGCACATAATCCGTTGACTTGGGTTGACCCGTTGGGGTTGGCTAATTATGAAGCTGGAAAGGGGACGACTGGGAATAATTCTATATTAGCTAATGCAAATAAAGAATTAGAACAATAG
- a CDS encoding MerR family transcriptional regulator, translating into MTKDKAQAALTIAQASTITGISIYTLRYYDKIGLLSFVERDTKGIRTFKPMDLLTLQIIQCLKDTGMPLNEIKRYLTLVDNGMDSVQERRHIFQERKEAVEREIKQLQAALDTIDEKIRYYDAVIEEGTLDTWQEEWAAKLSKLMKDHTERLAE; encoded by the coding sequence GTGACTAAAGACAAAGCACAAGCAGCATTAACTATCGCACAAGCCAGCACTATCACAGGCATCAGTATTTACACCTTGCGCTATTACGACAAAATTGGTCTGCTCTCCTTCGTTGAGCGCGACACTAAAGGCATTAGAACGTTCAAACCCATGGATCTGTTGACCCTGCAAATTATTCAGTGCCTCAAAGACACAGGTATGCCACTCAATGAGATTAAACGATACCTGACATTGGTCGACAACGGCATGGATTCCGTACAAGAGCGCAGGCATATATTCCAGGAGCGCAAGGAAGCAGTTGAACGCGAAATTAAACAGTTACAAGCTGCTTTAGACACGATCGACGAAAAAATACGGTATTACGATGCTGTCATCGAAGAAGGAACCTTAGACACTTGGCAGGAAGAATGGGCAGCAAAGTTAAGCAAACTCATGAAAGACCACACAGAAAGACTCGCCGAATAA
- a CDS encoding aldo/keto reductase, with protein MDTIALAEHIAIPNVGFGTYQIAPEATKSAVSQAIALGYRSIDTAQAYHNEKEVGQAVIDSGIDRTDLFITSKTMTEGYEKTLASIDESLAKSGLDYFDLMLIHWPNRDNLATYRALEDAHKAGKLRSIGVSNFNSDQLRQLCQQASVLPAIDQIETTVYWQQKKMHPFLKSTGIVHESWSPLARGTDTFSNEPVLHEISSGHGKTMAQVVLRFLTQEGIVVIPRSSNPQHLAQNLDIFDFELTAEEIVQIRELDRSQPINGWPNSMMQERY; from the coding sequence GTGGACACCATAGCTCTTGCAGAGCATATCGCCATACCAAACGTAGGATTCGGCACCTACCAAATAGCGCCTGAAGCAACGAAATCGGCAGTTAGCCAAGCCATTGCTCTTGGCTACAGGAGTATCGATACAGCTCAGGCCTATCACAATGAAAAGGAAGTCGGCCAAGCAGTAATAGATAGTGGTATCGACCGTACAGACCTATTCATCACTTCAAAAACTATGACGGAAGGATACGAGAAGACACTGGCGAGTATCGATGAGTCACTGGCCAAGTCGGGCCTTGATTATTTCGATCTCATGCTCATTCATTGGCCCAACCGAGACAATCTCGCTACATATCGCGCCCTCGAAGATGCACACAAGGCAGGTAAGCTTCGGTCCATTGGAGTCAGCAACTTTAATAGCGATCAGCTTAGGCAATTATGCCAACAGGCATCTGTACTTCCTGCGATTGACCAAATTGAGACAACAGTCTACTGGCAGCAGAAAAAGATGCATCCATTCTTGAAAAGTACCGGCATCGTCCATGAATCCTGGTCTCCCCTAGCTCGCGGAACTGATACTTTCAGCAACGAACCAGTTTTGCACGAAATTAGCAGCGGCCATGGGAAAACAATGGCCCAAGTTGTCTTGCGGTTTCTGACTCAAGAAGGCATCGTCGTCATACCGCGATCAAGCAACCCGCAGCACCTGGCTCAAAATCTAGACATCTTCGATTTTGAACTAACAGCAGAGGAGATAGTTCAGATTCGTGAGCTCGACCGCTCGCAGCCCATTAACGGCTGGCCAAACTCGATGATGCAGGAACGCTATTAA
- a CDS encoding polymorphic toxin type 50 domain-containing protein yields MGLANYEGGKENINQIPNDLPKNINIGQQGKHIPEHNNFIPGRSTINEGINTQSLLDGIHSEQYPIIGKGSRGQPIVDFGKPIGTDASSGMSTQYVQFTMVKMVYILFLRTLQS; encoded by the coding sequence TTGGGGTTGGCTAATTATGAAGGTGGAAAGGAGAATATTAACCAAATCCCTAATGATTTACCTAAAAATATAAATATTGGGCAACAAGGTAAACATATTCCAGAGCATAATAATTTTATACCTGGAAGAAGTACAATTAATGAAGGTATTAATACTCAATCTTTACTTGATGGTATTCATTCAGAGCAATATCCAATTATAGGAAAAGGAAGTAGAGGTCAACCAATAGTTGACTTTGGCAAACCTATAGGAACTGATGCATCATCCGGTATGAGTACACAATATGTACAATTCACTATGGTAAAAATGGTGTACATATTGTTCCTACGAACCCTACAATCATAA